A single region of the Anaerostipes rhamnosivorans genome encodes:
- a CDS encoding PTS system mannose/fructose/sorbose family transporter subunit IID, giving the protein MSFNIHADYNGKITKSDLRKVWLRSIPMEHSWNYERMMHSGYCFAILPILKKLYPNKEDYIKALQRHMELYNVTMYISTLPLGITAAMEEKNAADPDFDTTSISAVKTAFMGPLSGIGDAMYHGTLRIIAMGIGVSLAMKGNILGPILFWLIFNIPNFGLRYPLTFLGYKLGVEAMDKLEKSGIMDKVMQAASILGLTVAGAMTAENVYLSIPIKFGIGKDATTVQSILDGIMPGILPLALFGVIYYIFKKDKCNPIVMMLLLMALGVVGAFFGFLG; this is encoded by the coding sequence ATGAGTTTTAACATACATGCCGACTATAATGGAAAAATTACAAAAAGTGATCTGAGGAAAGTCTGGCTTCGTTCCATTCCAATGGAGCATTCATGGAACTATGAACGTATGATGCACTCTGGTTATTGTTTTGCCATATTGCCGATTCTTAAAAAATTATACCCAAACAAAGAGGACTACATCAAAGCGTTGCAGCGGCATATGGAATTATACAATGTAACCATGTACATTTCCACGCTGCCTCTTGGAATTACGGCAGCTATGGAAGAAAAAAATGCGGCAGACCCGGATTTTGATACCACATCTATTTCCGCCGTAAAGACAGCCTTTATGGGGCCGCTGTCAGGAATCGGAGATGCAATGTATCACGGAACTCTCCGGATTATCGCAATGGGGATCGGTGTTTCTCTGGCTATGAAAGGAAACATTCTGGGTCCAATCCTGTTCTGGCTGATTTTTAATATACCGAACTTTGGACTGCGCTATCCATTGACATTTTTAGGATATAAACTGGGCGTGGAGGCCATGGATAAATTAGAGAAATCCGGAATCATGGATAAAGTCATGCAGGCAGCCAGTATCCTCGGACTCACTGTTGCCGGTGCCATGACCGCAGAAAATGTGTATTTGTCGATTCCGATTAAATTCGGAATAGGAAAGGATGCCACAACAGTACAGTCAATTTTAGATGGAATTATGCCGGGAATTCTTCCATTGGCATTGTTCGGTGTTATTTATTACATTTTTAAGAAGGATAAATGTAATCCGATTGTCATGATGCTGTTATTGATGGCCCTTGGAGTCGTAGGTGCATTCTTTGGTTTCCTCGGGTAA